The following proteins come from a genomic window of Flavobacterium crocinum:
- a CDS encoding formimidoylglutamase produces MEKLIPFTINDLAKVTNHRSGELKFGEKMIVIPPGVDKVNFLKESEAKYVLLGIPEDIGVRANYGRPGAASAWQCAIKSIANIQHNRFCKGSNIIILGQINVADEMREVENLDFNDIDDRSKLSQLVEKIDKEVSHIIFTIIKAGKTPIIIGGGHNNAYGNIKGAALAKGKPVNAVNFDAHSDFRILEGRHSGNGFSYAYEEGFLKKYFIFGLHENYTSKSVLDIIKKLEDRVRYNTYDSVNIRKEKDFNREMITALDFIKNDAFGIEIDLDAIPNIASSAMTISGFSVEELRQFVSFFGEHKNAAYLHICEGAPDLDNSPNNNLIGKLIGYLVTDFIKANIEKD; encoded by the coding sequence ATGGAGAAATTAATCCCTTTCACTATAAATGATTTAGCAAAAGTCACAAATCATCGAAGCGGTGAATTAAAGTTTGGAGAAAAAATGATTGTCATCCCTCCGGGAGTTGACAAAGTTAATTTTCTAAAAGAAAGTGAAGCTAAATATGTACTTCTTGGAATTCCGGAAGATATTGGTGTTCGCGCCAATTATGGAAGACCCGGAGCAGCTTCTGCATGGCAATGCGCAATAAAAAGTATTGCCAACATTCAACATAACAGATTTTGCAAAGGAAGTAACATTATTATTTTAGGACAAATTAATGTTGCCGATGAAATGCGCGAAGTAGAAAATCTCGATTTTAATGACATTGACGATCGTTCTAAATTAAGTCAGCTGGTTGAAAAAATAGACAAAGAAGTATCTCATATCATTTTTACTATAATTAAAGCCGGAAAAACACCTATAATTATCGGTGGAGGCCATAATAATGCTTATGGAAATATTAAAGGTGCCGCTTTAGCGAAAGGAAAACCTGTAAACGCGGTTAATTTCGACGCGCATTCTGATTTTAGAATCTTAGAAGGACGTCATAGCGGTAACGGATTCTCTTATGCTTATGAAGAAGGTTTCCTGAAAAAATATTTCATCTTCGGGCTTCACGAAAATTATACTTCAAAAAGTGTTTTAGATATCATTAAAAAATTGGAGGACAGAGTTCGTTATAATACATACGACAGTGTTAATATTCGAAAAGAAAAAGATTTCAACAGAGAAATGATCACTGCTCTTGATTTTATTAAGAATGATGCTTTTGGAATTGAAATTGACTTAGATGCAATCCCAAATATAGCAAGCAGCGCTATGACTATTAGCGGATTTTCTGTTGAAGAACTAAGACAATTTGTTTCCTTTTTTGGCGAACATAAAAATGCTGCCTACCTTCATATCTGCGAAGGAGCTCCCGATTTAGACAATTCTCCAAATAATAATTTAATTGGAAAACTGATTGGATATTTGGTTACTGACTTCATTAAAGCAAACATCGAAAAAGATTAA
- a CDS encoding DEAD/DEAH box helicase, with the protein MLFEDLSLSKSIQRAVFEEGYLNPTPIQEKSIPVVLEGRDLIGCAQTGTGKTAAFAIPIIHQLHRIVGSSKKAKQIRALVVTPTRELAVQIGQSFDTYAKYTNLTQLTIFGGVSQNPQVDALKNRIDILVATPGRLLDLHKQGFLDLNHLHTLVLDEADQMLDMGFINDVKKIVKLTPKNRQTLLFSATMPIAIRELAEMFLQDPEKVEVSPVSSTAEKVEQRVYFVDKTEKRNLLYSLIKEENLSNVLVFSRTKHGADNVVKALRKKDIPAEAIHGDKSQNARQRVLDAFKNKEVGVLVATDIAARGIDIEQLPYVINFDLPNIPETYVHRIGRTGRAGNGGIAISFCGKDELPYWKDIQKLIKVDVKTISDHPYQWHSGSPEAGEKPKNSNRSGGAHKSRKSNSSKKNKKRWY; encoded by the coding sequence ATGTTATTCGAAGATTTATCACTTTCAAAAAGTATACAAAGAGCTGTATTTGAAGAAGGCTATTTAAATCCGACACCTATTCAGGAAAAATCGATTCCTGTTGTTTTAGAAGGTCGTGATTTAATTGGCTGTGCACAGACAGGAACAGGAAAAACGGCTGCATTTGCCATCCCTATTATACATCAGTTACACAGAATTGTAGGTTCATCAAAAAAAGCAAAACAAATTCGTGCGCTTGTTGTGACTCCAACGCGTGAATTAGCGGTTCAAATTGGCCAAAGTTTTGATACTTACGCCAAATACACCAATTTGACACAACTGACTATTTTTGGAGGGGTTTCCCAAAACCCTCAGGTTGATGCTTTAAAAAACAGGATAGATATTCTGGTTGCAACTCCGGGGCGTTTACTTGACCTTCATAAACAAGGCTTCCTTGATTTAAATCATCTGCACACTTTAGTACTTGATGAAGCCGATCAAATGCTGGATATGGGTTTTATAAACGATGTCAAAAAAATTGTAAAGCTTACACCAAAAAACAGACAAACATTACTTTTTTCTGCAACAATGCCAATTGCAATTCGTGAACTGGCAGAAATGTTCCTTCAGGATCCTGAAAAAGTAGAAGTTTCGCCTGTTTCGTCAACAGCCGAAAAAGTAGAACAACGTGTTTATTTTGTAGATAAAACAGAAAAAAGAAACTTATTGTACAGTTTAATAAAAGAAGAAAATCTATCTAACGTACTTGTTTTTTCGAGAACAAAACATGGTGCTGACAATGTTGTAAAAGCGCTTCGTAAAAAAGATATTCCTGCAGAAGCTATCCACGGGGACAAATCTCAAAATGCCAGACAAAGGGTTTTAGACGCCTTTAAAAATAAAGAAGTTGGCGTTTTGGTTGCGACAGATATTGCAGCAAGAGGAATTGACATTGAACAGTTGCCTTATGTAATCAATTTTGATTTACCTAATATTCCTGAAACTTATGTTCACCGAATTGGTCGTACAGGTCGTGCCGGAAATGGCGGAATTGCTATTTCTTTCTGTGGTAAGGACGAATTACCATACTGGAAAGACATTCAGAAATTAATTAAAGTTGATGTAAAAACAATTTCAGACCATCCGTATCAATGGCATTCAGGAAGTCCGGAAGCCGGAGAAAAACCTAAAAACTCAAACAGAAGCGGTGGAGCTCATAAATCGAGAAAATCCAATTCTTCTAAGAAAAATAAAAAACGCTGGTACTAA
- a CDS encoding response regulator, which translates to MSRSYNIIAANYNELTDFDKAIFFYKKSLYYADKTNNDSLKSNVYNNLGNMYCFEKKQFEEGIRYYKKAVAYALKINDLKEVYFTNVNITWAYFDIENYEQGYLFLKYINSAKNKYSDGSTEVIVDMLNGIYLSHKNENNAANNYFLNAIELGKKAQEKTDLSSVYLEYSKFLNKINKHKEAYQALINHNAISNEIYSIKKLKKASIAGLGLELDEYRRQINKIENEKVEQSQSLKKSKIIVILFVLISLILLFLIITLIKNIRFKKRHNLELLKAKEIAEEASLLKTQFISTISHELRTPLYGVVGITNMLLEEHKELSRSQHLSSLKFSARYLLSLVNDILQINKIEENKIVLENLTFNISDEITVIKNSLSFLSQKNNNRISIDIDPDIPEYLIGDKLRLSQILMNLVSNALKFTKDGQVEIVVKLSKVEGKMNFLDFLIRDNGIGIAIVDQSKIFDKFVQVGRKEEDYQGTGLGLSIVKRLLGLFGSTITLDSDLGKGTSFSFEIAFEHDLAKTKSIIDEIEVDLTSYEVYKILVVEDNLINQLVTKKIIEKNNYTCKVVDDGYAALKILEDEVFDLILMDINMPLMNGFETTKRIRLAGIETPIVALTAFDKDEITDEALSSGMNDIIIKPFEPVKLFKIINYLIKEKNAV; encoded by the coding sequence ATGTCCCGGTCTTACAATATAATTGCAGCTAATTATAATGAATTAACAGACTTTGATAAAGCCATTTTTTTCTACAAAAAAAGTCTGTATTATGCTGATAAAACCAATAACGATTCTTTAAAAAGTAATGTCTATAATAATTTAGGCAATATGTATTGCTTTGAAAAGAAACAGTTTGAAGAAGGAATTCGTTATTATAAAAAAGCAGTTGCGTATGCTTTGAAAATTAATGATTTAAAAGAAGTATATTTTACAAATGTCAATATTACATGGGCTTATTTTGATATCGAAAATTATGAACAGGGCTATCTCTTTCTAAAATATATAAATAGTGCCAAAAATAAATATAGCGACGGATCTACTGAGGTTATTGTTGATATGCTTAACGGGATCTATTTAAGTCATAAAAACGAAAATAATGCCGCGAACAATTATTTTTTGAATGCTATTGAATTAGGAAAAAAAGCTCAGGAAAAGACAGATTTATCTAGTGTTTACTTAGAATATTCAAAGTTTCTCAATAAAATTAATAAGCATAAAGAAGCTTATCAGGCATTGATTAATCATAATGCTATTTCAAACGAGATTTATAGTATAAAGAAACTTAAAAAAGCTTCCATTGCCGGACTGGGACTTGAACTGGATGAGTACAGAAGACAAATAAACAAAATAGAAAACGAGAAAGTCGAGCAGTCTCAAAGTCTTAAAAAATCAAAAATTATTGTAATTCTTTTTGTGCTTATTTCTTTAATTCTACTGTTTTTAATTATCACTTTAATAAAAAATATACGCTTTAAGAAAAGACACAATCTGGAGCTTTTAAAAGCAAAAGAAATAGCAGAGGAAGCCTCTTTACTTAAAACACAGTTTATTTCGACTATAAGCCATGAATTACGTACTCCTCTTTATGGTGTTGTCGGAATAACAAATATGTTGCTGGAAGAGCATAAAGAGCTCTCCAGAAGTCAGCATTTAAGTTCACTTAAATTTTCTGCCCGGTACCTGTTATCTCTGGTAAATGATATTCTTCAGATTAATAAAATTGAAGAAAATAAAATTGTTCTCGAAAATTTGACATTTAATATTTCCGACGAAATAACGGTTATAAAAAACTCATTGTCTTTTCTTTCTCAAAAAAATAACAACAGGATTTCAATTGATATTGATCCTGATATTCCGGAATATTTAATTGGAGACAAACTTCGCCTGTCTCAAATTTTGATGAATTTAGTGAGTAATGCACTTAAATTTACAAAAGATGGTCAGGTTGAAATAGTTGTCAAATTAAGTAAAGTAGAAGGGAAGATGAATTTCCTGGATTTCCTGATTCGTGATAATGGTATCGGAATAGCTATTGTGGATCAAAGTAAAATCTTCGATAAATTCGTACAGGTTGGAAGAAAAGAAGAAGATTATCAGGGAACCGGACTTGGGCTTAGTATTGTCAAGAGATTGCTGGGATTGTTTGGAAGTACAATTACGCTGGATAGCGATCTTGGAAAAGGAACTTCTTTTTCGTTTGAAATTGCATTTGAACATGATCTTGCCAAGACAAAAAGCATTATTGATGAGATTGAAGTTGATTTGACTTCTTATGAAGTGTATAAAATTTTAGTAGTAGAAGACAATCTAATCAATCAGCTTGTAACAAAGAAAATTATCGAAAAGAATAATTATACCTGTAAAGTGGTTGATGATGGTTACGCTGCTCTTAAAATACTGGAAGATGAAGTTTTTGACTTGATTTTAATGGATATTAATATGCCTTTAATGAACGGTTTTGAAACTACAAAAAGAATTCGTCTCGCCGGAATAGAAACTCCAATTGTTGCTTTAACTGCTTTTGATAAAGATGAGATAACAGACGAAGCGCTTTCGTCCGGTATGAATGATATCATTATTAAGCCTTTTGAGCCGGTTAAATTGTTTAAGATAATCAATTACCTTATAAAAGAAAAAAACGCTGTTTAG
- a CDS encoding dicarboxylate/amino acid:cation symporter: MQEVTETKKKSFLSGLTGQIIIAMVLGAVLGIILHNSISPEAAQAFSSKIKMLATIFIRLVQMIISPLVFTTLVVGIAKLGDIKTVGRIGGKAIGWFFTASFISLLIGLFYVNVLQPGVGLKLEHVDMAAASEVTGKTQNLSFDNFVEHIVPKSIIEAMATNEILQIVVFSIFFGLAAASLGSTVKPIVGAFDKLSHIVLKMVNYVMNFAPIGVFGAIAAVFAIRDAEELIITYFKFFGSFLIGISTLWAILIAVGYIFLKGRMTELLKRITGPLAIAFGTTSSEAVFPKLTEELEGFGVKDKIVSFMLPLGYSFNLDGSMMYMTFASIFIAQFYNVHLDLGTQMAMLLVLMLTSKGIAGVPRASLVVVAATCGMFDIPVEGIALILPIDHFCDMFRSATNVLGNALATSVVGQWEESKE, encoded by the coding sequence ATGCAAGAAGTTACAGAAACTAAAAAAAAATCATTTCTTTCGGGATTAACAGGGCAAATTATAATTGCTATGGTTCTTGGAGCCGTTTTAGGAATTATACTGCACAACAGCATTTCGCCAGAAGCAGCGCAGGCATTTAGCAGTAAAATAAAAATGCTGGCTACCATCTTTATTCGTTTGGTGCAAATGATTATTTCCCCATTGGTTTTTACTACTCTGGTAGTTGGAATTGCAAAATTGGGAGATATTAAAACGGTGGGAAGAATTGGAGGAAAAGCTATTGGATGGTTTTTTACCGCTTCTTTTATTTCTCTTTTAATCGGATTATTTTATGTAAATGTTTTGCAGCCAGGTGTTGGTTTAAAACTGGAGCATGTTGATATGGCAGCAGCTTCTGAAGTTACCGGCAAAACACAAAATCTTTCTTTTGATAACTTCGTCGAACATATAGTGCCAAAAAGCATCATAGAAGCAATGGCTACAAATGAGATATTACAAATTGTAGTTTTCTCTATTTTCTTTGGTTTAGCAGCTGCATCTTTAGGATCAACTGTGAAACCAATTGTTGGGGCTTTTGATAAGCTTTCGCATATTGTATTAAAAATGGTAAATTATGTAATGAACTTTGCTCCAATTGGAGTTTTTGGTGCAATTGCAGCCGTATTTGCTATTAGAGATGCGGAAGAGTTGATCATTACATATTTTAAATTTTTCGGATCGTTTTTAATCGGTATCAGTACTTTATGGGCTATACTGATTGCTGTAGGTTATATTTTCTTAAAAGGAAGAATGACTGAGTTATTAAAACGTATTACAGGACCATTGGCAATTGCCTTTGGTACAACAAGTAGTGAGGCTGTATTTCCTAAACTGACAGAAGAATTAGAAGGTTTTGGTGTAAAAGATAAAATTGTTTCCTTCATGTTGCCTCTGGGATATTCGTTTAACCTTGACGGAAGTATGATGTATATGACTTTTGCCAGTATCTTTATTGCTCAGTTCTACAATGTGCATTTGGATTTAGGAACTCAGATGGCTATGCTTTTAGTTTTAATGCTTACCAGTAAAGGTATTGCAGGTGTTCCAAGAGCCAGTTTGGTTGTTGTAGCGGCAACTTGTGGAATGTTTGATATTCCGGTTGAAGGTATTGCTTTAATCCTTCCAATTGATCACTTTTGTGATATGTTCAGAAGTGCAACCAATGTACTTGGAAATGCATTAGCAACCTCAGTAGTAGGACAATGGGAAGAAAGTAAAGAATAA
- the aroC gene encoding chorismate synthase: MAGNSYGTLYKVTTFGESHGEALGGIIDGCPPGIQLDFEAIELDMARRKPGQSAIVTQRKEPDAVQFLSGIFEGKTTGTPIGFIIPNTNQKSDDYSHIKDNYRPSHADYVYDQKYGFRDYRGGGRSSARETASRVVAGAIAKQMLPEIKFNAYVSSVGPIHLETPYQELDFSKIESNPVRCPDEKSAAIMEEYIRDIRKQGDTVGGVVTCVIQNVPVGLGEPVFDKLHAELGKAMLSINAVKGFEYGSGFSGSEMKGSEHNDLYNPDGSTKTNLSGGIQGGISNGMDIYFRVAFKPVATIMQTQDSLDNKGNITPMTGKGRHDPCVVPRAVPIVEAMAAIVLADFYLINKTY; this comes from the coding sequence ATGGCAGGAAATAGCTACGGCACCCTATATAAAGTGACTACATTTGGAGAATCTCATGGTGAAGCTTTAGGCGGCATTATTGACGGATGCCCTCCAGGAATACAACTTGATTTTGAAGCGATTGAACTAGACATGGCAAGAAGAAAACCGGGCCAGTCGGCAATTGTAACACAAAGAAAAGAACCGGATGCAGTTCAGTTTTTATCTGGAATCTTTGAAGGAAAAACTACAGGAACCCCAATTGGTTTTATTATTCCAAATACCAATCAAAAGTCAGATGACTATTCACATATAAAAGATAATTACAGACCGAGCCACGCTGATTATGTTTATGATCAGAAATATGGTTTTCGTGATTATCGCGGTGGTGGAAGAAGTTCTGCAAGAGAGACAGCAAGCAGGGTAGTAGCTGGTGCAATTGCAAAACAAATGCTTCCGGAGATTAAGTTCAATGCTTATGTTTCTTCTGTTGGGCCAATTCATTTAGAAACTCCTTACCAAGAATTGGATTTTTCAAAAATTGAAAGCAATCCGGTTCGTTGTCCGGACGAAAAATCGGCTGCGATTATGGAAGAATATATTCGTGATATTCGCAAACAGGGCGATACTGTTGGAGGTGTTGTAACTTGTGTGATTCAGAATGTTCCGGTTGGTTTAGGTGAACCGGTTTTTGATAAACTTCATGCTGAATTAGGAAAAGCAATGCTTTCTATCAATGCGGTAAAAGGTTTTGAATACGGAAGCGGTTTCTCCGGTTCTGAAATGAAAGGAAGCGAACACAACGATTTATATAACCCTGACGGATCTACAAAAACAAATCTTTCGGGAGGAATTCAGGGCGGAATCAGTAACGGGATGGATATCTACTTTAGAGTAGCTTTTAAACCTGTTGCAACAATTATGCAAACTCAGGACTCATTAGATAATAAAGGAAATATTACACCCATGACAGGAAAAGGACGTCATGATCCGTGTGTAGTGCCTCGCGCAGTGCCTATTGTAGAAGCAATGGCAGCAATTGTTTTGGCTGATTTTTATTTAATCAACAAAACATATTAA
- a CDS encoding UDP-2,3-diacylglucosamine diphosphatase, with translation MKKRNVELVILSDVHLGTYGSHAKELNNYLSSIKPKTLVLNGDIIDAWQFRKSYFPKAHLRVIQRIIGMASKGTKVYYITGNHDEILRKFSDMNMGNFALVDKLVLELDDKKAWIFHGDVFDASVQHSKWIAKLGGLGYDYLILMNRFVNWCLSKLGREPYSFSKKIKASVKKAVKFISDFETTATDLAIEKNYDYVICGHIHEPKIMTKENKHGSTLYLNSGDWVENLTALEYHKKRWKLFSYKASNFVEEENLFEMEDILTSQLISSIILK, from the coding sequence TTGAAAAAAAGAAATGTCGAACTGGTGATTCTTTCTGATGTTCATTTAGGAACTTACGGAAGTCATGCAAAAGAACTAAACAACTATCTTTCAAGCATTAAACCCAAAACTTTAGTCTTAAACGGAGATATAATCGATGCGTGGCAGTTTAGAAAATCTTACTTTCCTAAAGCACATTTAAGAGTCATTCAGCGCATTATTGGAATGGCTTCTAAAGGAACTAAGGTGTATTACATTACTGGAAACCATGATGAAATACTTCGTAAATTCAGTGACATGAATATGGGAAATTTTGCTTTGGTCGATAAATTAGTTTTAGAATTAGACGATAAAAAAGCGTGGATTTTTCACGGAGATGTGTTTGATGCTTCTGTACAACATTCAAAATGGATTGCAAAACTGGGTGGATTAGGTTATGATTATTTAATTCTTATGAACCGATTTGTAAATTGGTGTTTATCAAAACTGGGACGTGAACCGTATTCGTTTTCTAAAAAAATAAAAGCGAGTGTTAAAAAAGCGGTTAAATTTATTTCTGATTTCGAAACTACAGCAACAGATTTAGCAATCGAGAAAAACTACGATTATGTAATCTGCGGTCATATTCACGAACCAAAAATTATGACCAAAGAAAACAAACACGGATCTACATTATATTTGAATTCCGGTGACTGGGTAGAAAACTTAACCGCTCTTGAATACCATAAAAAACGTTGGAAACTATTCTCCTACAAAGCAAGTAATTTTGTTGAAGAAGAAAACCTTTTTGAAATGGAAGACATTCTGACTTCACAATTAATATCTTCGATAATATTAAAATAA
- a CDS encoding protease complex subunit PrcB family protein, with the protein MKKVISILTIFVLVSCGVKKVENSNALYEVLTKQSDGGGNIKFFEILTEPNEIKMLENDPLLADKMKNPNVHDYNYVILNMGEKNTSGYSIDVEKVEETDKNIIITVKENSPAKDAMTMQVISYPYTVVKIHSKKEIIIK; encoded by the coding sequence ATGAAAAAGGTAATTTCTATTTTGACAATTTTTGTTTTGGTTTCTTGCGGGGTGAAAAAAGTTGAAAATTCAAACGCATTATATGAGGTTTTGACTAAACAGTCCGACGGTGGCGGAAATATTAAGTTTTTTGAAATTTTGACTGAGCCAAACGAAATTAAAATGCTTGAAAATGATCCGCTTTTGGCTGACAAGATGAAGAATCCAAATGTTCATGATTATAATTATGTGATTTTGAATATGGGAGAAAAAAATACCAGCGGTTATTCTATCGACGTTGAAAAAGTAGAAGAAACAGATAAGAATATTATCATAACCGTAAAAGAAAATAGTCCGGCTAAGGACGCTATGACAATGCAGGTTATTTCATATCCTTATACTGTTGTGAAAATTCATTCTAAGAAAGAAATTATCATTAAGTAG
- the bshA gene encoding N-acetyl-alpha-D-glucosaminyl L-malate synthase BshA: MKIAIVCYPTFGGSGVVATELGLELARRGHEIHFITYSQPVRLALLNPNVHYHEVNVPEYPLFHYQPYELALSSKLVDMVKLYKIELLHVHYAIPHAYAGYMAKQMLKNEGINLPMITTLHGTDITLVGNHPFYKPAVTFSINKSDYVTSVSQSLKDDTLKLFKIKNKIKVIPNFIELDKVKKDPNAPCHRYVMANENERIITHISNFRKVKRIPDIIKIFYNVQKEIPAKLMMVGDGPEKEKAEILCQELGILDKVIFFGNSHEIDKILCMTDLFLLPSETESFGLAALEAMACGVPVISSNSGGLPEVNFDGFSGYLSNVGNVEEMAENALKILKDDAVLSQFKANALEVARKFDIKNILPKYEALYQKAVDDYKYENTKS, translated from the coding sequence ATGAAAATAGCAATTGTTTGTTATCCTACTTTTGGAGGTAGTGGTGTAGTAGCCACGGAGTTAGGTCTCGAATTAGCCAGAAGAGGACACGAAATACATTTTATTACATACAGTCAGCCAGTGAGACTGGCGCTTTTGAATCCGAATGTTCATTATCACGAAGTAAATGTTCCGGAATACCCATTGTTTCATTATCAGCCTTATGAATTAGCGTTATCGAGCAAATTGGTCGATATGGTTAAATTGTACAAAATTGAACTATTGCACGTACATTATGCAATTCCGCACGCATACGCAGGTTATATGGCGAAACAAATGCTGAAAAACGAGGGTATTAATTTGCCAATGATTACAACGCTTCACGGAACTGATATTACTTTAGTTGGAAATCATCCTTTTTACAAACCGGCAGTAACTTTTAGTATCAACAAATCAGATTATGTGACTTCAGTTTCTCAGAGTTTGAAAGATGATACTTTGAAGTTGTTTAAAATCAAGAACAAAATTAAAGTGATTCCTAACTTTATTGAGCTGGATAAGGTTAAGAAAGATCCTAATGCACCTTGTCATCGTTATGTAATGGCAAATGAAAATGAGCGTATTATAACTCATATTAGTAATTTTAGAAAAGTAAAACGTATTCCGGATATTATTAAGATTTTCTATAATGTTCAGAAAGAAATTCCTGCGAAGTTAATGATGGTGGGAGACGGACCTGAAAAAGAAAAAGCGGAGATTTTATGCCAGGAATTAGGGATTTTAGACAAGGTGATTTTCTTTGGGAACAGTCATGAAATTGATAAAATATTGTGTATGACTGACTTGTTTTTATTGCCTTCTGAAACGGAAAGTTTTGGTTTGGCTGCATTAGAAGCAATGGCATGCGGAGTTCCGGTAATTTCAAGTAATTCAGGAGGATTGCCAGAAGTTAATTTTGACGGTTTTTCAGGATACTTAAGCAATGTTGGAAACGTAGAAGAAATGGCGGAAAATGCTCTGAAAATATTAAAAGATGATGCAGTTTTAAGTCAGTTTAAAGCAAATGCTCTGGAAGTAGCCAGAAAGTTTGATATTAAAAATATTCTGCCTAAGTACGAAGCTTTGTACCAAAAAGCGGTTGATGATTATAAGTACGAAAACACTAAATCTTAA
- a CDS encoding ABC transporter ATPase, translating into MYIPFENLPGESRVWIYQSNRKFSEEEFSEIENDLKAFVEQWAAHGTSLEASYLLKYNRFIILAVNQEVQAATGCSIDSSVEFIQSLEKKYDVDLLDKMNVTFKLGEHIAHKPLIDFKKMVKDKAVTGNTIVFNNLVTNIEEFNDAWEVTAADSWHSRFF; encoded by the coding sequence ATGTATATACCTTTTGAAAATTTGCCAGGTGAGTCCAGAGTCTGGATTTATCAATCGAACAGAAAATTTTCTGAGGAAGAGTTTTCTGAAATTGAAAATGACCTGAAAGCTTTTGTGGAACAATGGGCTGCACACGGCACAAGTCTGGAAGCTTCGTATTTATTAAAATACAATAGATTTATAATATTAGCTGTGAATCAGGAAGTGCAGGCAGCTACAGGATGTTCTATTGATAGTTCGGTAGAATTTATCCAAAGTTTAGAGAAAAAATACGACGTCGATTTATTAGATAAAATGAACGTTACTTTTAAACTTGGAGAACATATTGCCCACAAACCATTGATTGATTTCAAGAAAATGGTGAAAGACAAAGCGGTAACCGGAAATACAATTGTATTTAATAATCTGGTTACGAACATTGAAGAATTTAATGATGCTTGGGAAGTTACTGCTGCTGACAGTTGGCACAGCAGATTTTTTTAA
- a CDS encoding (Fe-S)-binding protein, with product MSESLVVPTMAEMLAEGKQPEVLFWVGCAGSFDDRAKKITKAFVRILNRTNVSFAVLGTEESCTGDPAKRAGNEFLFQMQAMMNIEVLNAYEAKKIVTACPHCFNTLKNEYPELGGNYEVIHHTEFLKSLINDGRLTVEGGQFKGKKITFHDPCYLGRANKVYEAPRDLIEKLDVELVEMKRSKANGLCCGAGGAQMFKDAEPGNKEVNVLRTEDALEVQPDIIAAGCPFCNTMLTDGIKHAHKEGEVKVMDVAELIANAQDL from the coding sequence ATGTCAGAAAGTTTAGTAGTGCCAACAATGGCAGAAATGCTTGCCGAAGGAAAACAACCAGAAGTTTTGTTTTGGGTAGGTTGCGCAGGAAGTTTTGATGATAGAGCAAAAAAAATTACCAAAGCGTTTGTACGAATTTTAAATCGTACGAATGTATCTTTTGCGGTTCTGGGAACAGAAGAAAGCTGTACAGGAGATCCTGCAAAAAGAGCCGGTAACGAATTTTTGTTTCAGATGCAGGCGATGATGAATATTGAAGTTCTGAATGCTTATGAGGCAAAGAAAATTGTTACAGCTTGTCCACACTGTTTTAATACACTAAAGAATGAATATCCTGAATTGGGAGGAAATTACGAGGTTATTCATCATACAGAGTTTTTGAAATCACTAATTAATGATGGGAGGTTAACTGTTGAAGGAGGTCAGTTTAAAGGAAAGAAAATTACTTTTCACGATCCATGTTATTTAGGAAGAGCGAATAAAGTTTATGAGGCGCCTAGAGATTTAATTGAAAAACTGGATGTTGAATTAGTTGAAATGAAACGTTCTAAAGCAAACGGTTTATGTTGTGGGGCTGGTGGAGCGCAAATGTTTAAAGATGCTGAACCAGGGAACAAAGAAGTAAATGTATTGCGTACTGAAGATGCTCTTGAAGTACAACCAGATATTATTGCGGCCGGTTGTCCATTCTGTAATACGATGTTAACAGATGGAATTAAGCATGCACATAAAGAAGGCGAGGTAAAAGTGATGGATGTTGCGGAGTTAATAGCAAATGCGCAAGATTTGTAA